A genomic window from Quercus lobata isolate SW786 chromosome 10, ValleyOak3.0 Primary Assembly, whole genome shotgun sequence includes:
- the LOC115965642 gene encoding spermidine synthase 2-like yields MSTKLTETTSIVLRHSSRICNLKMTKEDEAVIISNNGENGFSAAQPVPAEMLEEEKKNPGDLKHPSIPGWFSEYCPIWPGQAHFLKVEKILFQGSSKYQSMMVFQSLAYGKVFVLDGALQLTEKDECAYQEMISHLPLCSIPNPKKVLLIGGGDGGILREISRHSSVEKIDICEIDTMLVDVYKQFFPDVAVGYEDPRVTLHVRDGIAFLESNPGGNYDAIIVDAFDPIRPDHELFKTSFFEFVAKALRPGGVLCIQAESIWFHSLDIEELVTKCRQIFKGSVEYAWTIVPAYPSGVIGFLLCSTEGPPVNFKSPINPIDPDSYGVAKGPLKFYNSEVHSAAFCLPSFAKKMIDSKVGSTMNGVGTTTTKT; encoded by the exons ATGTCAACAAAACTCACGGAAACGACAAGCATTGTTCTACGGCATTCTTCAAGGATTTGTAACttgaaaatgacaaaagaagatgaagctgTGATCATCAGCAACAATGGAGAAAATGGATTCTCAGCTGCTCAACCCGTCCCTGCTGAAATGttggaggaggagaagaaaaatcCCGGTGATCTTAAACATCCTAGCATTCCTGGTTGGTTTTCAGAGTATTGTCCAATTTGGCCAG GACAAGCTCACTTTTTAAAGGTAGAGAAAATCTTATTTCAAGGATCGTCCAAATACCAAAGTATGATGGTGTTTCAG TCATTAGCATACGGTAAAGTTTTTGTCCTTGATGGAGCTCTACAACTCACAGAGAAAGATGAATGTGCTTACCAAGAAATGATTAGCCATCTTCCACTTTGCTCaattccaaacccaaaaaag GTATTGCTTATTGGGGGAGGAGATGGTGGCATCCTTAGAGAAATCTCTCGCCACTCTTCTGTGGAGAAGATTGATATTTGTGAAATAGACACAATGTTGGTTGAT GTGTATAAACAATTTTTCCCAGATGTTGCAGTTGGATACGAGGATCCTCGGGTCACACTTCATGTTAGAGATG gAATTGCATTTTTGGAGTCTAATCCAGGAGGAAACTATGATGCAATAATAGTGGATGCATTCGACCCAATAA GGCCTGATCATGAGCTTTTCAAAACCTCATTCTTCGAGTTTGTGGCAAAAGCTCTCCGACCTGGTGGAGTATTGTGCATCCAAGCAGAGAGCATTTGGTTTCACTCCCTTGACATTGAAGAGCTTGTCACAAAATGTCGCCAAATATTTAAAGGCTCGGTTGAATATGCATGGACTATTGTTCCTGCATATCCAAG TGGGGTTATTGGTTTTTTGCTTTGCTCCACCGAGGGGCCGCCTGTCAATTTCAAAAGTCCAATCAACCCAATTGATCCAGATAGTTATGGCGTAGCAAAAGGACCCTTGAAGTTTTACAACTCAGAG GTTCATTCAGCTGCATTTTGTTTGCCATCTTTTGCTAAGAAGATGATTGACTCCAAAGTTGGTAGCACCATGAATGGAGTGGGTACAACTACAACTAAGACATAA